In the genome of Nycticebus coucang isolate mNycCou1 chromosome X, mNycCou1.pri, whole genome shotgun sequence, the window aAGAGTGACCCTgtgcctactaaaaatagagaaattagctgcgtgttgtggcaagcacctgtagtcccagctacttttggagggtgaggcaggaggatcatttgagcccaggagtttgaggttgctgtgaggtaggccaATGCCCCGGCACTCTTGCCTGGCCCAACAAAGTACACAGAGGCTGTATctgaaaacaaattaattaatgaattaaataaaatccaCAAATCATGACAGCTTACTATATGCTCTGAGCAGCAAAGCCTCCTTCACTGAGAGGGTTTATGCTCAGCCACGGTGCTGTGGGGAATCTGGGTGCTATACAAATGGttttgttggcttggtgcctgtaactgTGTTATGgctgctggtgggttcaaacctggcccgggccagctaaacaacaaggacaattgcaacaaaaaatagccagccgctgtgatgggcacctgtagtcccagctacttgggagctgaggcaagagaatcacttatgcccaagagtttaaggtagctgtgagctgtgatgccacagcactctacccagggcgacatagtattTTGTTCATGGTTGTGACTGAGTGTTCTTTGAAAGCAGAGCAAGGTAATTGTGCTTTAGACATTAGGGAACCGCCCTCCCATCTGCAATCCTGAGCTTGGCTGATTCCCTTCCCGATTTTCACTCACATTTCTGCATAAAATGAAGGGATTCCTGGAGACCATCCTTCCACAAACACAAACCATCTGGTGACTGGGCATTTTTTCATTTCCTGGGCAGTTGGATGACTTAAGGAGGAGACTGGCTGACTTTCGCTCCTGCAGTCATAGAACGTTGAGGAAAAGGTGCGGGACCAACAGAGGGAAAGCTCCTACAGGCATCTCCCGGTTGCGTTAGTAATTTTACAATGTCGAAGCAGAAGGGGCTGTCCCCTGGACGGGGACACTACAAGGTGCACACTCAGCTGACCCAAGATCTTTCTTTACAGCCTTattgggcttttttgttgttatcgATCATGCAAGAAAAAGAACATAGCACAATTTACCGCAAAGATACATTTCTCCCAGTTTCCCATGTAAGGGGCTCCCTGGCTTTGCAGATTGTCACTTGTTGCGTTCACCTGGTCTGCGTTTCTGTTTCAGAAAAGTATAACCCACCAGCAAACATCACAATTAGCTACAACGGATCAAACCACGTTATCCAGTGGGACAATCCCGAGATCAGGTTCGACCTTGGGAGTCAAATCTTTTATTATGAACTCGACATGCAAAGAAAGGTAAAAATCTCAGATGTGGGTGGGGACCCACCCGCTGTGCTCCCCTCTCTGTGCTGCTCGAAACTTAATCCTCGCCAGCAAGAGTGTTATTTTTTCGAGAGAATTATTCTGCAATTCTTTCTTAACTTCTCTTTGCCGTATAAGCACCGTTCCTATGGCAGCTGTGCTTAACTCTGAAGtccggtttatctatttttattttgtgacatATGTTTTCGACGTACTTGGGAAACCGTTCCTAACGCGAGGTGTGAAAATCCCACCAGCACCTGTGTTTTCATCTGAGAGTGTCACAGACTTGGTGCTTACGTTTAGCTGTTTGGGGCATTTTGAGTTAATCCTGTCACCTTGTCTTGTTTTCTTCCTGGCACTGATGTGAAGTGCTCTTCCTGGTGTGGGTTAATTTATTTGCTAAGTCTCTGTTGTATAGAAGGCATGTTCTCTGACAGCTGGGACCCTGTCTGCTGTTCACTGAGAAGCGTGCACCTTCAACACTGGCTGGCACCTGACCCTTCCCGCTGCCCCCAACCCTTGGCcccccagcccctctcctcaCACCCCTCAGCCCTTTAAAATCACACTGGGGTATCCCTGGAAGCCCCACAGGTAAGCCCAATGCTTGCCCAAGTGGTGGCTGCCCAGCCACAGggatcttttaaaatcattttcttttttttttgagacagagtctcactatgtcgccctcggtagagtgccgtgatgtcacagctcacagcaacctcaaatcttgggcttaagtgattctcttgcctcagcctcccaaagtagctaggactacaggtacccctcacaacacccggctatttttttgttgcagttgtcattgttgtttggctggcccaggctggattcgaacctgctagcctgggtgtatgtggccggtggcctacccactgagctacagacaccgccccaaacagaacaatttccaatgGTCGTGTTACGAACCCCTCTGCTGCTTAAAACCCTTCCTACAATTATGTTTCTGTCTTGATTAAAGTCCAGAGCCATGAATGTCTCCCCCAAGAACTGGCATGTGGCCCCAGCCCCTGGATAGCATCTGCCCTGTTCCTCACACAGTTGGTAACACAGGCGAACTCAGGTGACCTCACGTAGGGAACCACATAGGTGATCTCACAGGTGAGTCACATGCAGGTGACTCACACAGGTAACCTCACTCAGGTCTTTTATACACACGAATTCACGTGACCCCAGACAGATGGCTCACACAGGTTGACTGACACATGTATTCATCCAAGTAGTGACACAGAGGTGATAACACAGGTGGCTTCAGACAGGAGACTTCACTCAGTGACCTCACATAACTACAGACAGAGGACCACACGCAGATGATGATTCCACACGTATGGATTCATATAGGTGACTCTACACAGATGACCTCATACTGGCTCTTCACAGGTGACCCACATACAGGTACCGTAGACAGGTAACTTCACCTGGGTCCTTCCCAAACACGACCTTTTATCAGTGACCACACACAGGTCCCTCACACAGATGTTACACACAGGGTCAGCACACAGGTGACTTGAGATAGGTGATTCCCTACAGGTGAACTCACGGGTAACTATACACAGGTTACTGCAGACAGGTGACCTAGTACAGGTGAACTCACAcaggtgacctcaggcaagtgtCTCACACTTGGTGACCCTCTGTCAGCTCCTCGCTGGCCCCATTTTATTGCCCACACTCAAACTCTGTAAGCTCCCCAGTATTACCCCCCAACGACCATCTCAGCTTAGGGGACACACGTCCCCAATGCCCTCGCCTCCTCCTTGTAATCAGGGCTATCACCACAGTAGGTACGTTGCCTTCTCATCCTCCCTGTCCCCAGGTGCGGGGCCCTCACGGTCCAGGGCACTGTCCAGTCCAGGCACCAGGAGCAGCGGGTGTTAACTCCTGTGCTATAGAAAGCTTCAGTCCAGCCCTCTACACAGTGCTTCACATACAAATCCAGTAACTCCACGTTGAAGGGTGACTGATGGTCAGCTTGAGATGTCTACCCCTTAACTAGACATCTGAAATTTCCTCAACACAGAATGAAACACCATCATAGTCTCTCTGTGTCCATTTCACTTGTTAATATCCTCAAAGCAAACTTGCCAGTCAGAGGTAAATTCACAGGAGGGAACTTTGGATCtggaagaaaaagctttttttctaCCCTTTTAAGTTCTTTGATGGAGGCCTGCAAATTAAACTGACAAAAGTCAGCTTAGCAAAAGAAAAACCCATCAAGTTCATTCACATTGCATTTAGGAGCTCACAAAAGAACTGATTCCTTAAATAGCTAAAGTTACGGGCTTATATAATTTACCTAATAAGGAGAAAAATCTTGTATACAGAAAGCACAAATGGTTTTTAAGAAAGACATATAAATATCTAGGAGAACAAATAGGAGATAACAAAGTGTATGATGGTGTTTGTTTATggccttttctgtctttctgtggCCATAAAACTCCCCCAGAGATACAATTAGTGGCAGTTTCACTGCTGGGAAGGAGGTCATCTTAAAGAGGTCATCAATGGCATTCTGAAAAGCTTTATGCCTTTATTCAATAGACAAAGAAAGATCCAAGAAGGCTTCCTTCTGCATCAGCTCAATCTCCaatattttcagtttaaaatgaCCTTCATGCTCACTCTGGCTTTTGAGTGGATCCCCACATCTGCAGGTGATGCTGGGAAATCGATCACTTACCATTTTaattccactattttttttttccagggagGCTCCCCAAAGAAAGACCCCGTAAGTATCACTCTCTTTCTCTATGACATCCTGCACCTGAGCCATGAGTCACCTCAATGTTCAGCACCCACCAAGTAGAACTGCTCGTCTGGGGATAGGGAGGGGGTCATTATCTAATGAGGGAGTTCTCCTGGATACCCAAACTGTGAGGGAACAAATTTCTGTTAATGCTAGTTTGTGGTACTCCCTTGTGGCAGCCGCAGGAAACTCCTACGGAGGTGAACATGCCCTCAGCCACTGGAGGGCAGCAACATTGTGCACCATCAGATGTGGGGTGATCTATATCCTACAGGGGCACTTGAGTCTGAGGTCTGGGTGGGGCCTACGAAGCAGCCACCAGCTCCCAGGTGGAGATGGGGCGGCTTTGACCCTGTGGACCACATTTTGAGTGGTAGGAGAAGTGAAAGGGGATGAGAAGCTGTCTGAAGGCATCTTTGGAGGCCAGCATTGGGGAGATACCGTTCCTTTCTGGGCCACACCTGTGGCCCCAATGATGTCTTACCATGCTCACAGCTGTCTGGCCCAGAAGGAGGCCAAGGGGAGGGGTCTCTCCTCCGGGGAGAGTGGAGTCTCTGCCCTTTGTCTGAACTTCTGTCTTCACCGGCTGACCCAGCAGCCCCCAGCCCACCTCTGCCTTAGGGTGGGGAAGATAGTTTTGCAGAGTCTAAGGTAAAAAGCATCACTAATGAAACCAAGTTTTTGTGCCATGTAGACACAGTCCCTCCTCTTGGCTTTTTCCAATCTTTGACTTTCTGGTGATGCAAAAATGATATGCacggctcagtgcccatagcacagcagttagcaccaagggtggcaggtttgaaccccttccgggcctgctaaacaacaatgaccactgcaacagcaacaaaaaaaacagccaggagttgcggtgggctcctgtattcccagctatttggaaggctgagacaagacaatcgcttaagcccaccaattggagctgtgatgccacagcactctacccagcatgacaaagtgaggctctgtctaaaaaaaaaaaaaaaattaaaaataggcattCAGTTATAAAGTTCCCAGTGTGCAGCAGAGAGAAATCACAGCTCCCAGTTAGCCATGCATTTCCAGCTTATATATTTTCGGCTTATGATGGGTGTATGAGGACGCATCCCCATCATAAGCCGAGCAGCCTTTATCCCCACAAGAGCCAGAAAAACAAACTGGGTTCTTTAAGCCAAGAGACACAAGGCAAGGGCATCTTCCTGGATGGGGCTCTCTGAGGTCCTGCAGTCACCATCCATCTGATCTTGAGGTTGTACAGAAACACCGTTACTTCTAAGAGGGCAGGATGGGGGACTCTGCCTTCCTGTTGATGGCAGCCTCTGGGAGGGCCCTGGTGCCCAGTGATGTCACGACATCGTGGTTCTGACATTGTGGGTAGAtgagatgggatttttttttttttttttttttggcagggcctgggtttgaacctgccacctccggcatatggggccactgccctactcctttcgGCCATAGTGATGCGATTTTGCGCAAGTGGGAGCTGTGTGAGGGCGGCCCCCAGCTCGGCTCAGGAGATGGCCTGAGCGCCTTCATCACAGATCTTCCCTCTGCATCTCGCTGACACACTTGGGCCAAGAAGGTTCCACGCAGAGACTGTCCTGTTTTCCTTACGGATAGCAGGTGTCCTGGGCTCCGTTTCCTTTGGGTCTCTGCACACTCAAATATCCAGGGCATCACGGTTACCTGTGGCCCCACCGCGGATGAAGATGCGGGCCTGTGCACGAGGGCACCTGGGGCTTCTCAAGGAGCCACTGACCTCAAGGGCAGGAGCGCAGGGCAGCCCTGCTCGCGTGGAGCCGGAAATGAGCTCTGTCCAGCGACGCGCCAAAGAGCAAGACGCTCAGAGGTGGATTGCATCTCGGCCCCCAGAAGCTGTGCTCCCCGATGGGGCCTGTGCCCGGCCGCCCAGCTTCTTAGGATAGAGTCAGAATAACCACAGCGCCTCGCAGGGCGGTGCGCACGCTGCGGGAGAGGCGCAGGCAGGCGAGGAAAGCCGAGCGCGCCTCACAACCGCAGGCCCTTCCCGGTCCTCACCCGGGGTGCCCCGTCGGACTCACACGTCGGGCCCCCGCGTGGAACGCTCGGACATCGCAGCGCCCCTATCCGCATCCACTCCGCTCCCCAACGCTcggtcttcccttttctttcaaagGTTTTCCAACGAGGACGAGACAGGAACGTCTACCCGCTGCCCAGTTCGGACGCAAACGGCGTGAACACCCTGCGCATGCGCGTTCGGCACCTGCGCAACGTCATCTGGAGCGACTGGAGCGCGACGCTGCCTTTCGGTGAGCGCGGGGCCCAGGACCATCCCCGAGAGGACGCGGGCGCTCGGCCCGGGTGGATGGGGGGCGAAGGGAACCCCTGTTTTAATCGTACAGCCGATTTTGGCCGTTTCTGGGAGGATTATGCAAAGGTTTGTCCTCGACCCGCAGGAGCAAATCGTCTGTTGCCAGTTCTGGGTTCCGTGAGGCTGGCGTCTCGCCCTGCCTAGTGCCAGAGAAGGATGCTGCCCGCTGGGGCCAGGAAGATGGGACATGGACATATATTTTGGGGTCACCACTCAACCCGTTACAAATGTGTTCCGTTCCTTCAGGAGTCTCCTAATTGGTTTACTTTGCCAGTCGAACCATCCCTTACTAATTTGCCTGGTTGGCATTCCAAAGTACCAAAAACGAAACAGCTTAGATCAACAGGTAGCTATTCTCCCAGCCCtgcagcccaggagtctgaagtgcAGGGGTCTCAGGGCTGTGCTCCCTCCACAGGCCCCagggaggctccttcctgcccctcccagctcctgggggctccaggcttccctgggcttgtggccacatcactccagtctctgcctctgtctccacgtggcttctctgagtctgtgtctcctctgctgtgTCTCATGAAGACACCTGTCATCAATTTGAGCTCTCCCTACATCCTAGATGGTCTCATCTCAATATCCCTCAGGGACTACATCTGCAGAGAACCTATTGCCAAATTACATTCTATTCATAGGCTCTGAGTGATAGGACATGGACATATATTTTGGGGTCACCATTCAACCCATTATGATGTATCCAGTTCCTTCTCGAGGCCGCAGGgaaggctccttcctgcctctcccagatCCTGGGGTCTCCAGGcttccctgggcttgtggccacatcactccagtctctgcctccatctccacgtggcttctcctctgtgtctgtgtctcctctgctgtctctcaGGAGGACACCCGTACTGGGTTTAGGGCCCTCCCTAATCCAGGATGGTCTCATCACAGGATCCTTCACTAATTATATCTGCAGAGATCTTACTGTCAGGTTGCGTTCTATTCCCAAGTTATGGGAGATAGGACATGGACATATATATTTTGGGGTCACCATTCAACCCATTAAAATTGTATCCAGTTCCTTGGGgagcctccttcctgcctctcacagctcctgggggctccaggcatCCTTGGGCTTGTGGctacatcactccagtctctgcctctgtctctacGTGACTTATTCTCTACATCTGTGTCTCTGCCGTCTCCTACGATGACACCTGTCACTGGGTTTAGGGCCCTCCCTGATGTACAATTATGTCATCTCTGgatccttaattacatctgcagagaTTCTATTGCTAAACTATGATCTATTTATAGGTTCTGGGTGATAGGACATGGACATATATTTGGGAATCACCATTAACCCATTACGATGTATCCAGTTCCTTCTGGAGGCCCCGGGGGAGGctctttcctgcctctcccagctcctgggggctccaggcatccctgggctTGTGGCTACATCACtctagtctctgcctctgtctctatGTGGCttcttctctgtgtctgtgtctcctctgaTTGTTAGGGAAGGATGCATTCTCAGGTGGGGGCCAGTGACTTTCCCTGTTGAGCACCTCCCTTTGCCCATGTGTCCTGTTTTCCTCCTTTCTGGCCCCAATGTAGCCAACAAGACTCCCACCGTGACTTCTGTTATCCTGCGAGACTGAGCTCCTGGTCTCTCCTGACTTCCTCATCTTTGTCTCCATCAGGTGTCCAAGAAGAGGGTTACAGTGGCGCCCCTGTGGCCCTGGCCATGCTGGTGCTGGGGGCGGTGGCCCTGCCCACCCTGGTCATGTTTGTCTGTAAAAGGTGAGAAGCCCAAGCTCAAAACACAGGAGGGAGCCTGACACATATCACacaatttcatttacttaaaaTGTGCCCGaaaggctcagtacctgtagcttggtggttagggcgctggccacatacactaggctggcaggttcgagcctgggctgggccagctaaacaataatgacaactgcaacaaaaaaatagccaggcgtggtggcgggagcctgtagctacttgggaggctgagacaagagaattgctaagcccaagagtttgaggttgctgtgagctgtggtgccatggcactctactaagggtgacatagtgagactctgtctcaaaaaaaaaaaaaaaagtactggaaAATCATGGGGCACAAATGGGTGACCAGTGGTTATCAGAAGTTTGGGGAGAAGGCTGAGAGTGACTCCTTGATGAGGTCAGGGGTCTCTTTCTGGAGGGGTCACAGATTTCCCAGAGCTAAACCCAGGTGCTGGCTGGCTGGGGGAGGTAAGTGGGAATGATCTGAACACTCCCTGGGTTGCTCAGGCTAACAGTGTTGATTTTATGTTTCATGACTtgtacctcaatttaaaaaaaaatttgaggggGGAATTATAGTCACACCATAGCAGGCAAATTATTTTAGTGTATTTCAAGAATTAAATactctggctcagcgcctgtggctcaagcggctaaggcgccagccacatatacctgagttggcaggttcgaatccagcctgggcccgccaaacaacaatgatggctgcaaccaaaaaatagccgggcgttgtggcgggcacctgtagtcccagctacttgggaggtggagggaggagaatcagttgagctcaggagttggaggtgctgtgagctgtgatgccacagcactctatccagggaaacagcttgaggctctgtctcaaaaaaaaaaaaaaaaagaattaaatactcTTTATGGGATTAAaaacaaagagggaaaaaaagcaatgtgcagaaaattaattaaaaaagttaACACGGAAAAATTTTGAATGTCATATTTACAAATATGAAAACAAGCAAATTAAAGACTCCCATAATAGGGTGGGCTTGgaggcttactcctgtaatcccagcactctgtgaggctgaagcaggtggatggatgacttgaactcaggagtttaagaccagcctaagcaagagcgagaccccatctctactaaaaatagaaaaaatagttgagcattATGACATgtttgagctactcaggaggctgaggcaggaggatcacttgaccccaggagtttgaggtttctgtgagctatgatgccacggcactctactaagggcaacagagtgagactgcttaaaaaaaaaaatacacccatAATTACAGATTTCAGGCAGACATACCTAAGGAATAAAAGGTAACTTTTGCTGTTCTCTGCCTAAGTCCACATGGGAGGGCTGATGTGTGGAGCTTCACACAAACAGTCGTAACCATAGGAGGGCAGTTCAGCTGCTGCCCAGGGGGTGACCCCACCATAGAAACCACCTCCTGTGCCCTGCTCTATCTGGAGGCTCCTGGCACCACTGCCAAGCCACAGGCCTGGGGGCAGCTCTGTGTCCCGCCATGAGGGTGCCTGAGTCTTCCCCACACTGAGCAGCCCCAGAAAACCTGCTCACAGCACCAGTCATGCCTCCActgtagcttggactacaggtgcacaccacagtgctcagctagtttttcaatttttagtagagatgagggtctcactcttgcttgggctggtcttgaactcctgagctcaagccatctatccacctgcctcagcctcacagagtgctgggattacaggtataagcctcTAAGCCCACCCTATTatgggagtctttttttttttttttttttttggccagggccgggtttgaacctgcccctctggtatatggggctgtcgccctactccttgatccacaggtgccaccctattatgGGAGTCTTTTAATTTGGTTGCTTCCATGTGCAGGGTCGCTGGACATGGCTGATGCCAGCTGGCACAAGTTTAAGCCCACGCCATACAGATGCCTGTGGGCATTGGACTATCGTCCACCTCCTGTGCTGGCCACTGCCATAAGGCTCCCCTCATGTTGTTCCTTTCTCTACCCAGGTACTCGGTGACACAGAGACTGTTCCCTCCCATCCCACAGGTGAAAGGGGAATTAGCTAGCATCTTTATTCCAAACCCAGAGGTGAGTAACTCCCACCATCAACCTCCTGTATCCGAGCTCTGGTGCCAAGGGTGAGGCCAGGGGTATCCATGCAGGCTTAGGAGCTGCTTCGGACTCTGTGGGTGGATAAGGGGAGTGTCCTTCCTTCCCCAACAGGGCTGATGCTTATACAGAGGCCAGGAGAGGgctggagcagagggagagagggatggaCCTTCAGCTTCCTTCACCGAAATCTCTCCGTCCCTTCTGGTGCCCTGTCTCAGATACACGCCACAAACCCCCCTATATGTAGGGCGAGAAAGGAGCCCCCAGATGGAACAAGGCTGCCTGTGCTGTGTCCGTCTGTGGCAGAAATCCCCAGCCAGTTTGGGGGGCTTCTATTCTCTCTGTGGAGCCATCTGATACCCTTGTCAGCAAGTCAAATCACTTTAAATTGTGTGACCCAGAGAGTTCTGATGAGGTATCCCAAACTCAGGGGCTTAAACTATGGGCAGTTCTCCACCCACCCAGAGGTCTGAGGAGCAGGTGTCTCAGGGCTGCTC includes:
- the LOC128577809 gene encoding granulocyte-macrophage colony-stimulating factor receptor subunit alpha-like isoform X1 yields the protein MLPAGARKMGHGHIFWGHHSTRYKCVPFLQESPNWFTLPVEPSLTNLPGWHSKVPKTKQLRSTGVQEEGYSGAPVALAMLVLGAVALPTLVMFVCKRYSVTQRLFPPIPQVKGELASIFIPNPEVSWEGTHLPPGSQEPEDILIVEETP
- the LOC128577809 gene encoding granulocyte-macrophage colony-stimulating factor receptor subunit alpha-like isoform X2 — translated: MRVRHLRNVIWSDWSATLPFGVQEEGYSGAPVALAMLVLGAVALPTLVMFVCKRYSVTQRLFPPIPQVKGELASIFIPNPEVSWEGTHLPPGSQEPEDILIVEETP